Part of the Verrucomicrobiota bacterium genome is shown below.
GGTTAACAATAACTTCCGAGGCACCCTTCAAATAACTCGTAAACTGGGGCTAGGGGTGGAACCCTCACTGGCCCGGGGGGAAATCCCCTTGCTACGGGCGGAACCTTCGCAAATCCGGGCGGAACCCTCACCGGTCCGGGGGAAAATCCCCCCGCTACGGTGAGAACTTGCCGCATACCGGGGGAAATTCGCCCCACGCGAATGAAAAGACCAATGACACGGATGGAAGTGCCAGCCGTATGGTTGGGTTTCCGCTCGCCATGCGGCGGGTTCGGCGGTATAGCTTGGCCATCATGAAACGCGTATTGCACGGTTTGTCTATTTTGATGTTAGCCATCAGCCTGTCCAGTCGCCTTGGGAATGCCCAGGCGGCGGTGACGGGACCAGAGTCGGCGCCCATCCGTGAGGGGCTCAAGTTATGGCTGGATGCCAGTGATGCCGCCACGCTGGAATTGCAGGGGGATCAGGTGCGCGTCTGGCGCGATAAGTCCGGCGCGGGCAACCATGCGCAGGCCGGGGGGAAACCGGTGTTGTTGCGGGCGGGCTTCGGCGGGCGCAATGCGGTGCGGTTCGGCGGGCAGGATGTGTTCAAGGTGAAACCCATTGCCAGTAAGACGGGGCCGGTGACCGCGTTTATTGTCTCGCGCCGATTGGCGGAACAGGCGGGCGGCACGGGATGGCAGCGGTTGGTCTCGATCCGCGCGGGGGAAATTGCCGATAACAAGCCGCCGAATCTGTGCCTGACCACGGGGGAGAAATCCGTGGCGTATCCGCCCACGGTGAAGGTGATTTCCAAGGATGGCATTGCCGCCGGGGAGCTGGCCTTTGGCGGTGGGGCGGGCGCAAACGCCGGCAACAAGTTCCACGGGGAGATCGCGGAGGTGCTGGTGTATGATCGCGGTTTCCTGAGCGATGGCGCGGTGTTGGAGGTGATGAATTACCTGGCGGCCAAGTGGCAGGCGGAGATTGACCGCAAGGATTCTGGTTGGAACCGCGCCGGGCCGCTGGGCGAGTTGCCCAAGCGCATCACCGATGCCTGGCCGCTGGTGGATCAGCGGAACCAGGGCGGCTGGGTGAAGTTCGAGGAGTTCAGCGATGAGTTTAATTCCGGGGTGCTGGATACGAACAAGTGGATGTCGCCGCACCGTTGGAAGGGGCGCGAACCCGCGCTGTTCATGCGCAGCAACGTCACGGTGTCCAATGATTGCATGACGCTGGCCATGCGGCGCGAGGAAGTGCCGGAGATGAAAAAGAACCCGAAGTTCCACACGTACACCTCGGCCTACGTCTGCACGCGGAAGATGACCCGCTACGGGTATTTTGAAATTCGCGCCAAACCGATGAACTCCGCCGGGTCCAGCTCGTTCTGGTTCTCCGGGGGCACCAAGCTGTGGCGCATCGAGATTGATGTGTTCGAGATCGGCGGGAAAGCGTTGGGCCGCGAGCACGCCTATAACATGAACGCGCATGTGTTCCGGGAAAACGGCACGAACGATCATTGGAGCACCGGCGGCGTTTGGGAAGCACCCTGGCGCTGGGCGGATGACTACCATGTCTTTGGCCTGGAATGGTCGCCCACCCGCCTGGCCTATCACGTGGACGGCGTGCCGGTGCGCGTCATGCCCAACACGCATTGGCATCATCCGCAATACCTGATCTTTGATTCCGAGACGATGCCAGACTGGTTCGGTCTGCCCAAGGATGAAGACCTGCCGTCGTTCTTCCACGTGGATTATGTGCGCGCCTGGAAGCGCGCGGGCTGGGAGGGCGCTTTCACCGAGGAGGAGGCGGAACTGAAAAAGTGGGAGCCGCTGAAGGGACCCTGACCCGCTGGCGGGAGCGAGCGCGCTCCTCGCAGATCATCAAGGGCTGGCAGACTGAGTTTCAGCGAATCCGTTGTTCGCCAATGGGCCACTGGGTTTCGGGTGGAGTGGGACGGCCATCGCTGGTGAATTCCACCACGTCCCCGCGAACGGTGAAGCGCGTTTCCGCCGCCAACCCCATGGCTTCCAGCACCTCCCAGCCGCTGAGTCCATATCCGGCGATGCTGTGCCGGTAAAAGTGCCATGATTCCGTGGTCTGCGGATCGGGAAGCAGCTTGATTTTGAGGGACTTCTCCAGCAGCGGTACGGCGTAGTTCCAATCGCGGTCAAACCAGCAAAAATACGGGAGAAACGGGGCGGCCTTGAGCTGGTCGGCCAAGGCGGGTGCTTCGGTGGCACCCTTTGGCAAAATCATGTCGTTGCGCGAATGCACCAGCAGAAACGGGGGCCGGAAGGTAACGCGAATATTGGTCTGGTTGGTCAACGCGGTGACGGCATCCAGCAGGGTGGCAGCAGGTGGATCCAACCGGGCCCGGGCACGATGGAAAAAGAAAAATTCGTCTGTGGCCATCGGCATGAAAACGAGCGCCTTGATCACGGCGTTGGATTGGAACGACTTCAACATCATGGGCACGGCGTTGGTTTCATGCAGGACGGTTGCGGGGGTGGGCAGTGGCATGTTGGCCAGCGCCTTTTGCCAGTCGCTTTGGGCGTGAACTGCTCCGGGGAACAAACTGCAAAGGAGCCCCAGAACAACGGCGTGCATTGAGTTCGTCCAAGCCCGGAAATTCAGGATGCTCACGTTGACGTCCTTCATGTGGGTCACACCGCCAGTTGCACCACGCGCTCCTGGATTTGTCCCGTCCATCGTTGGATGTAGCTGTACACGCGGTACATTTGTTCAAGCCGCTCCAGCGGGAGTGCCTTGAGG
Proteins encoded:
- a CDS encoding family 16 glycosylhydrolase, which encodes MKRVLHGLSILMLAISLSSRLGNAQAAVTGPESAPIREGLKLWLDASDAATLELQGDQVRVWRDKSGAGNHAQAGGKPVLLRAGFGGRNAVRFGGQDVFKVKPIASKTGPVTAFIVSRRLAEQAGGTGWQRLVSIRAGEIADNKPPNLCLTTGEKSVAYPPTVKVISKDGIAAGELAFGGGAGANAGNKFHGEIAEVLVYDRGFLSDGAVLEVMNYLAAKWQAEIDRKDSGWNRAGPLGELPKRITDAWPLVDQRNQGGWVKFEEFSDEFNSGVLDTNKWMSPHRWKGREPALFMRSNVTVSNDCMTLAMRREEVPEMKKNPKFHTYTSAYVCTRKMTRYGYFEIRAKPMNSAGSSSFWFSGGTKLWRIEIDVFEIGGKALGREHAYNMNAHVFRENGTNDHWSTGGVWEAPWRWADDYHVFGLEWSPTRLAYHVDGVPVRVMPNTHWHHPQYLIFDSETMPDWFGLPKDEDLPSFFHVDYVRAWKRAGWEGAFTEEEAELKKWEPLKGP